A window of Marinobacter salarius contains these coding sequences:
- the mlaE gene encoding lipid asymmetry maintenance ABC transporter permease subunit MlaE has protein sequence MDRLAAFGRLGMNVIASLGRSGRFLAGALGGVPRPSVGFPLLLTQLYSVGVLSLAIIVVSGLFIGMVLGLQGYTILSDYGSEAAIGQMIALTLVRELGPVVTALLFAGRAGSALTAEIGLMKTTEQLSSMEMMGVDPLRRVIAPRLWAGFISVPVLAAVFSVVGIWGGMLVGVEWLGVFEGSFWGNMQSSVSFTTDVLNGVIKSIVFGFVCTWIAVYQGYDCVPTSAGISAATTKTVVYSSLAVLGLDFVLTAVMFGDF, from the coding sequence ATGGACCGGCTGGCGGCTTTTGGCCGATTGGGGATGAACGTGATTGCATCGCTCGGCCGCTCCGGGCGTTTCCTTGCCGGTGCCCTGGGAGGCGTCCCACGGCCCTCGGTCGGTTTTCCGCTGCTGCTGACGCAGCTGTACTCCGTCGGTGTTCTGTCCCTGGCCATCATAGTGGTGTCCGGCCTGTTTATCGGGATGGTTCTGGGGTTGCAGGGGTACACCATCCTCAGCGACTACGGATCTGAAGCCGCGATCGGTCAGATGATTGCCCTGACCCTGGTGCGGGAACTGGGCCCCGTGGTGACCGCGCTGTTGTTTGCCGGCCGCGCGGGTTCCGCACTGACGGCGGAAATCGGGTTGATGAAAACCACCGAACAGCTTTCGAGTATGGAAATGATGGGCGTTGATCCGCTGCGCCGCGTGATTGCCCCTCGTTTATGGGCGGGCTTTATTTCGGTGCCCGTGCTGGCTGCGGTGTTCTCGGTGGTTGGCATATGGGGTGGCATGCTTGTGGGCGTTGAATGGCTGGGCGTGTTCGAAGGGTCATTCTGGGGCAATATGCAGTCTTCCGTAAGCTTCACCACTGATGTCCTGAATGGTGTCATCAAGAGTATTGTCTTCGGATTCGTCTGCACCTGGATTGCGGTCTATCAAGGGTATGACTGTGTGCCCACCTCGGCCGGTATCAGTGCCGCAACGACCAAAACCGTGGTGTATTCGTCGCTGGCCGTACTCGGGCTGGATTTTGTGCTTACCGCCGTCATGTTTGGTGACTTCTGA
- a CDS encoding lipid asymmetry maintenance protein MlaB, with the protein MSTNLPEVSLDGNTLSVRGEIDPLSVVPVRREGEKSIQASKADLQVDLSAMGTAHSVVLSLLLCWQRFACARSQSLRFIGVSDRLNSLAALSGLDRQLPGFSSPSSPENLHQS; encoded by the coding sequence ATGAGTACGAATCTGCCTGAGGTGAGTCTTGATGGCAATACGCTCTCAGTGCGCGGGGAAATTGACCCCCTGTCCGTAGTCCCGGTCAGGCGCGAGGGGGAAAAGTCGATACAGGCCAGCAAGGCGGATCTGCAGGTAGACCTGTCCGCCATGGGCACCGCCCACAGTGTAGTGCTGTCGCTGCTGTTGTGCTGGCAACGCTTTGCATGCGCTCGCAGCCAGTCCCTCCGGTTTATCGGCGTCAGTGATCGACTGAACTCGTTGGCCGCCCTGAGCGGCCTTGACCGCCAGTTGCCGGGCTTCTCCTCGCCGTCATCGCCTGAAAACCTGCACCAAAGCTGA
- a CDS encoding ABC transporter substrate-binding protein, which produces MVLIRQSLMIVTLLMVALAAPAHAGPEEELREYVDKNTQRLVDKLNEEKGLYEKDPQAFYRSMDQELKNFVDFRRIAARVMGRYARQTSPEQRDEFVEKFKRSLFDSYAQALVSADDFTIEVKEATINPNDDARASVRMEVISASGTRYPVTYSMYEAEEGRWMMENVIVEGVNIGLAFRDRFSQEMEKNGGEVQAVIDDWGDAVESLNLEGDVDKS; this is translated from the coding sequence ATGGTTCTGATCAGACAAAGCCTGATGATAGTCACGTTGCTGATGGTAGCACTGGCAGCGCCGGCCCATGCCGGTCCGGAGGAGGAACTCCGCGAGTACGTTGATAAGAACACCCAGAGGCTGGTCGACAAGCTGAATGAGGAAAAGGGTCTTTATGAGAAGGACCCCCAGGCGTTCTACCGGAGTATGGATCAGGAACTGAAAAACTTCGTCGACTTTCGCCGAATCGCCGCTCGGGTCATGGGCCGCTATGCACGGCAGACATCACCGGAACAGCGCGACGAATTCGTCGAAAAGTTCAAACGCAGCCTTTTCGACAGTTACGCTCAGGCTCTGGTTAGCGCTGACGATTTTACCATCGAGGTAAAGGAAGCCACGATCAACCCGAACGACGACGCACGGGCGTCCGTGCGTATGGAAGTGATCAGCGCCTCCGGCACCCGATATCCGGTGACGTACTCCATGTACGAGGCGGAAGAAGGGCGCTGGATGATGGAAAACGTGATCGTCGAAGGCGTGAACATCGGCCTCGCATTTCGTGATCGGTTCAGCCAGGAAATGGAGAAAAACGGCGGCGAGGTCCAGGCCGTGATCGACGACTGGGGTGATGCGGTGGAGTCCCTGAACCTCGAAGGTGACGTCGACAAATCATGA
- the mlaD gene encoding outer membrane lipid asymmetry maintenance protein MlaD, which produces MAQRTTEVIVGLFMIAGIAAIMFLALQVSGLTPKAPESSYTLYANFNDAGGLTPRAKVSMAGVTVGKIREITLNRETYQARVTIDVNASVDNIPADSSAVIRTSGLLGEQYIDISVGGDMESLGDGDTFYSTQSAMNLERLISNFASGQSQ; this is translated from the coding sequence ATGGCACAGAGAACAACAGAAGTGATTGTGGGGCTGTTCATGATCGCGGGCATCGCCGCCATAATGTTTCTGGCGTTGCAGGTCAGCGGGCTTACGCCGAAAGCGCCGGAAAGCTCGTACACACTCTACGCCAATTTTAACGACGCCGGCGGGCTGACGCCCCGGGCAAAGGTATCCATGGCTGGTGTCACCGTTGGCAAGATCCGGGAGATAACCCTGAACCGGGAAACCTATCAGGCCCGCGTGACTATTGATGTGAACGCCAGTGTGGATAATATTCCAGCGGATAGCTCAGCAGTAATACGTACATCCGGGCTGCTTGGCGAACAGTACATTGATATTTCGGTGGGCGGAGATATGGAGTCGCTGGGCGACGGAGATACGTTCTATTCCACACAATCCGCCATGAATCTTGAACGGCTAATATCCAACTTTGCCTCAGGGCAGTCACAATGA